From the Chloroflexota bacterium genome, the window GGCTTCAGTGGCATTCTCTCTCGGGGTGTCAGAGACGGCTATGAGGCCTGCCAGTTTCCTGTTGACTGACATGAACATGACCGTCTTGCCTTCGTTCTCCAATTCGCGTGTCTTCTCTTCGAGAGAGCCATTCTCCACGCCGTTTTCACTCATCAGGGTGCGGTTTCCCAGGAGCACTTCGGTGCCGCTTACCCTGGCCAGAATGCCGCGACCGCCAAAAGCCTCGAAGGACTCCGGGTCGGCGAGTTCTAGATTATCCTTCCTGGCGGTATCTACTATAGCCTCACCCACAGGATGCTCTGATCCTTTCTCGGCCAGAGCAGCTAGCCGCAGTACCTCATTCTGGCTGAAACTATTGACAGCTATAATATCAGTCACCGCCGGCTTGCCCTTGGTCACGGTGCCGGTTTTGTCAAAGACAACGGTCTTGACACGGTAAGCCCTCTCGAGGGACTCGGCGCTCTTGATGAGTATGCCATTTTGGGCGCCTTTCCCGGTCCCCACCATTATGGCTGTTGGGGTTGCCAGCCCCAGAGCGCAGGGACAGGCGATAACGAGCACCGAGATAAATGCGGTGAGAGCGAATACGAAGGATTTGTCGCCGATGAAATACCAGGCGAGGAAAGCCAGCACCGCGATGCTGATAACCACAGGCACAAAGACTGCGGCCACGGAATCGGCCAGGCGTTGTATAGGTGCTTTTGACCCCTGAGCCTGCTCCACAAGCTTGACTATTTGAGCCAGAACCGTGTCCTTGCCTACTTTAGTGGCTCGAAACTTCAGGAAACCGTTCTTGTTGATGGTTGCTCCGGTTACCTGGTCTCCTTCCTTCTTATCCACTGGCATGGATTCACCGGTCAGCATTGACTCATCGACGGCGGAGGCACCCTCAATCACTATGCCATCAACAGGGATTTTCTCTCCTGGCCTGACGGCCAGGATGTGGTCTACCTCTACTTCTTCGACGGGTGTCTCAACTTCCTTACCATCCAGAATGATGTGGGCTGTTTTGGGGCGCAGGCCCATAAGCCGTTTTATGGCCTCTGACGTCTTCCCCTTGGCCCGGGATTCGAAGTAGCGTCCCAGCAGGATGATAGAGATGATGAGAGCTGCTGTATCGAAGTACGTATCACTGCCGAACACACCAGGGAAGACGGTCGCCAGCAGACTGTAGATATATGCGGAGCTGGTACCGAGGGCAATAAGGGTATCCATATTGGCCCGGCGGTTGAGCAGGGCCTTATAAGCGCCGACGTAGAATTGCCACCCGACAATGAATTGGACGGGGGTGGCCAGCGCCAGAAGGATCCAGTTGTTGGTGCTGGCTGCAAAAGGCATGGCAAGAGACAGGATGAAAGTGGGGATGGCCAGAAGAAAGCTGAATATGAGCAAAAGTCTGAGCCGGCGGGATTGACGTTCCCTGGCTTCACCTTCGTGGTCATTGGTTGACTCATCTGCAATCACTGCCTGGTAGCCGGAATTGCTGATGGCCTTCTTCACCCCGGCAACGGTGATTACCTCGGGGTTATAGCGGACTATGGCTTTCTCGCTGGCGAAGTTCACGGTCGCCGAAATCACACCATCGAGCTTGTTAAGTGCTTCCTCTATGGTATGAGAGCAAGTGACACAGGTCATTCCCGTGATTTCGAAGATGACTTCGCTGGTTACCACTCCATATCCGGCGTCTTCAACTGCGAGTATGAGATCATTTTCTGTGATAACAGAAGGGTCATACTCTACCGTGGCCTTCTCCGCAGCAAAATTCACGACTGCTCGGGATACCCCGGGTCTTTTGGAGAGGGCCTCCTCGACAGTGCCTGCGCAGGTGGTGCAGGTCATTCCCTTTATCTGCAGACTGGTTTGTTTCATCAGCTTCGCTACCAATTGACACTAAGGATGTGATATCAAGAAAGATGCATATGTGACTATTGTCTCATACCCCAAATCGGGGCTGCAACCTCTGTTCTGAATTTCAGGATTGTTCTCCCATGGAACCAGCCAGATAATCGTACCTCATCATCAGCATATCGAAATGGCCTATTTCCTCCATGGCGAGGAATTCATACGCGGCTTTAGCTCGAACATCAGTTGCTTTCGAAAACGTTCGGCTGTACAGATCATAGCTCTTGGTCTCGATATCTAGACTGGAGAGCAGGGTATTTACAGTGCCGGGATCGACGGTGACAGACTTACTCGAAGCCTTCTTGCCTTTGGAAGGGAGGGCTTTATCTGATTTCGCCTGTTTCCTCTTGACTTTAGGGACCTCGATCCAGATACCGTTCTCTTTCAGGGATGTATATTGCTTGCGCAGCAGGTTCAGATGGTTCTTTTCATCTTTGGCCAGTGTGCGGAAAATCTCTTTGCCCTCTTCATCCTGCGTGGTTTGGACAGCCTTGAGATAAAACTTATGGCCTTCCTCTTCAATTAGCATGGCCTGTTTCAGGGTTTCCAGGGCGTCAATCGAATCTTCGTTCACCGAATTTCACCTCCATCCCCAGTGTACATTTTGTCATTTGAAATATCTATGGGGCGCAGGCGGCTGGTTTGATAGTCGAGCAACAACAGTCTGGCTCTTGACGAATGGGACAGGACAGGATATAAGCAGAGAGGAAGGAGGAAACAACACCATATGCTTCGGATGTACGTTGCTTTTCGCCTCAGAAAGAGTAACTCATGTCACGTCTCTTTGAGAAGATTATTTCAAAGGGGTGAAGTATTTAGAGGTTCCTTAGCCTTAAGGGAAGGAGGGCAATATGATTGGGAGTATGAAGACGGAGCGGACCTGGGTTTACGAGCACAAGGTGGACTATGTTCGACGTCTTTGGGAAGCATCTCAAAATAGTGCCAGAGATCGTGCCAGGGAGTCTGGTGAGGAGGAGAAGCAGTTGCTGGTGCTGGGGCTGAAGGCTTTGTGGAGGATTAGCCAGACGAAGGGCCATGATGAATATGTGGCATGGGGTGAGATCGTGAGGGAGGAGCCCTCTGTTCGCACCAGTCCCACTGGGGGACTCTGGGCGTGGTTGGACGATCATGGCGGGAAGCTGGGGGCCGGAATTGTGGAGAGAAAGCCGCTTAGCGTGACTCGTCAATACAAGATTAGGAAAGAGTTTCGGAAGGCAGTGGATGAGGTGGTGGGCGGGGCAGCTTGACCATTTGCTGAAGTAGAGCTAGGATGTGGGCGTTAAAGACGCGGTCAAAGGGGCCAGCCACTGGTCCCTTCCATGATCCGTGAAAATACATCAGGTAACAGAAGCCAGTATTGGCAAAAAGGGGGGGTATCATGAAAGCGCTGGTCACTGGAAGCACTGGATTAGTTGGAAGTACTCTCGTTGAACGTCTCATAGCCCGGGGCTATGAGGTCCGTGCCCTGGCCCGCAAGACCTCTGATCTCAGTCATCTCAAGACCACCCGGGCCGAGATTGTCTTTGGGGACATCACAGACTACAACACCCTGCCACCGGCCGTGCAAGGCATTGAAATAGTCTTCCACGCAGCGGCCAAGGTCACACCGGGTTGGGGGGCCTGGCCGGAGTATGAGAAGATCACCGTCGAGGGCACCAGGAACATGTTGAGGGCCAGTGCTGAGGCAGGAGTGAAACGTTTTCTGCAAGTCAGTTCCCACATGGTCTATGGTGACGCCTGTCAGAAGGGCGATACCCCCGCTGACGAATCCACGCCGTGTGAAGCACGCAAGACTCCTCCGACCTACTATGACTACGCCAAGATGCTGGCTGAACAGGCCTGTTGGGAATACCATAGGCAAGGCAAGATCCAAGTCTCCATGATAAGAATAGTCTCTGCGTATGGTCCCAGGGACAGGCTCCTCGCTGATCGAATGTACAAGCAGACCTCCTTTCCCATTCTGTTCTGGCCGGGTAGTGCCAACCCCCGATATGCCATTACCTATGTCAGCGATATAGCTGAACTGGCCATCCTGGCTGCCACCAGTGACAAAGCCATAGGCCAGGTGTACAACGTAGCTGGACCTGAGATGGTAAGGCTTAAGGATTTTGCCGAGGCCCTGATCCGCGCCCGGGGAGCGAAGAGGCTCCACGCCACTATGCCATACCCTGTAGCCTGGTTATGGTGCTATTTGATGGAAACATTTGCCAGGTTGTTGCGCTCCAAAGAGATGCCGTACCTGACGCTGGCAAGCCTCCGCAGCATCAACAGAGAGGGCTATCTCGATGGCTCCAAAGCCAAAAACGAGCTGGGATGGGAGCCGAAGGTTTCAGTAGATGAGGGCACAAGGTTATACGTGCAGTGGCTGATATCTCAGAAGAAGAAGTAGTAGTAGTCTGCTCGGGACCTTCGAATTTGAAACCCATGGTTTGATATGCTCCGACAGCATTAAAGGCTTCATTCTCTTCTCCTGGCTGTAAGAGCAGCGGTCAGAACCACCAGGCTGTGTCATTCCGAGTCATTCCGACAGGCTCTTAGGTGTCATTCTGAAAAGACCACTGTGTCATTCTGAGCGCAGCGAAGAATCTCGATTGTTACGCTGATTTGCGCCAGCATCATGTAGGGACAGACCTTCAGGTCTGTCCGCTAATCTCCGGTTATGGTGCCTGTCATCCTTCTGCGGAAGGACGACCCGACGCTTGATATTACTCGCAATCCGAAGGTCTGGTCGATAGAGGGTGTCTCAAGACTCGCTTTTCTGGAGTGACAATGCAGGCCGCATCATGTCATTCCGAAAAAGCCCACCATGTCATTCTGAGCGCAGCGAAGAATCTCGATTGTTACGCTGACTTGTGCCGGCAGCCTGTAGGGACTCTGTCCGAAGTCTGAAACTGGTGCCTTCGGTCCTGGCAGTCCGGTAAATACTAAGTCAGGCTGCCCGACAACGACAAAGCGGTGTGAGACGATTCTCAGAGCCAGCGCCTGAGCCGAAAGAAGGCCAGCATGGAGATGATAATGACGACCATGAGGAGCATTACGATGAGGAAGGCAGCAGGGCTCTGGCCCAGAGGAAGGTGTTCCAGGTGCATGCCAAAGATGCTGGCGATCAGGGTCAAGGGCAACATTATGGTGGAGATAATGGTCAGCGCCCTGACCACCGCATTGGTCTGAAATGAGGTGAGGGTAT encodes:
- a CDS encoding heavy metal translocating P-type ATPase, coding for MKQTSLQIKGMTCTTCAGTVEEALSKRPGVSRAVVNFAAEKATVEYDPSVITENDLILAVEDAGYGVVTSEVIFEITGMTCVTCSHTIEEALNKLDGVISATVNFASEKAIVRYNPEVITVAGVKKAISNSGYQAVIADESTNDHEGEARERQSRRLRLLLIFSFLLAIPTFILSLAMPFAASTNNWILLALATPVQFIVGWQFYVGAYKALLNRRANMDTLIALGTSSAYIYSLLATVFPGVFGSDTYFDTAALIISIILLGRYFESRAKGKTSEAIKRLMGLRPKTAHIILDGKEVETPVEEVEVDHILAVRPGEKIPVDGIVIEGASAVDESMLTGESMPVDKKEGDQVTGATINKNGFLKFRATKVGKDTVLAQIVKLVEQAQGSKAPIQRLADSVAAVFVPVVISIAVLAFLAWYFIGDKSFVFALTAFISVLVIACPCALGLATPTAIMVGTGKGAQNGILIKSAESLERAYRVKTVVFDKTGTVTKGKPAVTDIIAVNSFSQNEVLRLAALAEKGSEHPVGEAIVDTARKDNLELADPESFEAFGGRGILARVSGTEVLLGNRTLMSENGVENGSLEEKTRELENEGKTVMFMSVNRKLAGLIAVSDTPRENATEAINQLHQMGIETVMITGDNRRTAEAIARRVGIRKVMAEVLPEDKAREIRQLQEAGSTVAMVGDGINDAPALAQADIGIALGSGTDVAMESGDIVLVRDDLRDVVEAIKLSRYTIRKVKQNLFWAFFYNCIGIPIAAGVLYPPFELQLNPIIAAAAMGFSSVSVVTNSLLMNRYRMQSRAISEGLGIQ
- a CDS encoding ferritin family protein; translated protein: MNEDSIDALETLKQAMLIEEEGHKFYLKAVQTTQDEEGKEIFRTLAKDEKNHLNLLRKQYTSLKENGIWIEVPKVKRKQAKSDKALPSKGKKASSKSVTVDPGTVNTLLSSLDIETKSYDLYSRTFSKATDVRAKAAYEFLAMEEIGHFDMLMMRYDYLAGSMGEQS
- a CDS encoding NAD-dependent epimerase/dehydratase family protein, coding for MKALVTGSTGLVGSTLVERLIARGYEVRALARKTSDLSHLKTTRAEIVFGDITDYNTLPPAVQGIEIVFHAAAKVTPGWGAWPEYEKITVEGTRNMLRASAEAGVKRFLQVSSHMVYGDACQKGDTPADESTPCEARKTPPTYYDYAKMLAEQACWEYHRQGKIQVSMIRIVSAYGPRDRLLADRMYKQTSFPILFWPGSANPRYAITYVSDIAELAILAATSDKAIGQVYNVAGPEMVRLKDFAEALIRARGAKRLHATMPYPVAWLWCYLMETFARLLRSKEMPYLTLASLRSINREGYLDGSKAKNELGWEPKVSVDEGTRLYVQWLISQKKK